In Deltaproteobacteria bacterium, the following proteins share a genomic window:
- a CDS encoding MBL fold metallo-hydrolase, producing the protein MPETPDNTGPTLTWLGTAGLQFQMDGHVLLVDPYYTRLTLAEFVTGRAASRDEIIRRHLPLAADAVLITHSHFDHLLDAPVVERLTGATIVGSSTTYNLCRGRGVPEDRLVIVRGGELLEFGPFRVKVYRSRHSRFLFGRVPLEGEVDHPITPKRAWDYRVGPVFIYRIEAGGVSTLVLGSADLEDEALSDARSDILCPCVAGHQSTHQFLPRILKLCQPKALMPIHYDNFFLPYETGVKELPGASFRKFVQLAREEAPLLRAYRPDFFEPLDLRRMAEG; encoded by the coding sequence ATGCCGGAAACTCCCGATAACACCGGTCCCACCCTCACCTGGCTCGGTACGGCCGGGCTCCAGTTCCAGATGGACGGCCATGTGCTGCTGGTGGACCCCTACTATACCCGGCTCACGCTGGCCGAATTCGTGACCGGCCGGGCGGCGAGCCGTGATGAAATCATCCGCCGCCACCTGCCCCTGGCCGCCGACGCCGTGCTCATCACCCATAGCCACTTCGATCATCTGCTTGATGCGCCCGTGGTCGAGAGGCTCACGGGCGCTACCATCGTCGGCTCCTCCACGACCTACAACCTGTGCCGGGGGCGAGGTGTTCCAGAGGACCGGCTGGTCATTGTCAGAGGGGGCGAACTCCTCGAGTTCGGGCCGTTCCGCGTGAAGGTCTACCGGTCACGGCACTCGCGGTTCCTGTTCGGGCGCGTTCCGCTGGAAGGAGAAGTCGATCATCCGATTACCCCCAAACGGGCATGGGACTACCGGGTGGGCCCGGTGTTTATCTACCGAATCGAGGCCGGGGGTGTGAGCACGCTGGTGCTCGGTTCGGCCGACCTGGAGGACGAGGCACTTTCCGACGCCCGGTCGGATATTCTCTGCCCCTGTGTCGCCGGACACCAGAGCACACACCAGTTCCTGCCCCGAATCCTGAAGCTATGCCAACCGAAAGCCCTCATGCCCATCCATTATGACAACTTCTTCCTGCCCTACGAGACAGGTGTAAAGGAACTTCCCGGCGCATCGTTCCGGAAGTTTGTGCAGCTGGCCCGCGAGGAAGCTCCCCTGCTCCGGGCTTACCGGCCGGACTTTTTCGAGCCGCTCGATTTGCGACGGATGGCTGAAGGCTGA